GACGTCGGCGGGGGTGATGAAGTGGGCCACGTAGCGCAGCTGCTCGGGGGCGAGCTCGAGGCCGTGGCGGGGCAGCACCGCCGCCACCTCGGCGCCGCCGAGCAGCGCCGTCCGGGCGGCGTCGAGCGCCCCGGCGTCGCCGGCCCCGGGCGGCCGCCCCTCCACCCTGCCGAGGAGCACGCCGGTCTCCTCGAAGAGCTCGCGGACGGCGCAGAGGTGCAGGCCGGCGCCCCGGGCCACCCCCTCGGCGCCGTGGAGCCCGAGCCGGGCGGCGGCGGCGGCGCGGTCGAGGCCGGGGGCGAGGGCCAGCGCCGGCGCCGCCGAGTCGGCCTCGTCGAGCACCCCGCCGGGGAAGACGTAGGCGTCGGCGGCGAAGCTGCTGGCCAGGGGACGGCGGAGCATGTACACCTCGACCCCGCCGCCGGCGACGTCGCCGAGCAGGATCACCGAGGACGACAGCCGCGGCGTCACCGTCATCGGCTCAGCGGGCGACCACCGTCACCGTCCGGCTGAGCGGGGGCCCGATCGGCCGGCCCGCGTCGCCGGCGGTCAGCCGGACGTGGACGGTCCCCGGCCGCAGCGCCACCAGCCGGGCGCGGAGGCTGATCACCTCCTGGCCGCTGAGCTGGCCGCCGCAGGCCTGGCCGCCGCTGACCCGCCAGGTGTCGAGGCCCTGGAAGCGCACCTCGGGCAGGTCGACCACCCCGGCGGGCTCCAGGCCGACCAGCAGGCAGGTGTGCTTGATGACGCCGCCGCTGGTGTTGTCGAGGGCGAGCGGCTGCTCGACGCTGTCACCGACGGTGAGGCGCTCGGGGAGCTGCCCGGAGACCTCGGCGCGGGGGACGCCGCCGGTGGTGAGCAGCGGCACGATGGTGCCGAAGACGCCGCCGATGACGATCGCCGCGAACACCCCCACCAGCCAGACCTGGCTGGGCACGCGGCGCAGCTGGGCGAGGGTGCGGCGAGGGGCGCCGGCGACCGAGGCGAGGCCGCGGGTGGTCAGATCGACACCGGCGGGCGGTAGCCGCCGAACACCTCGCGGAGGCTCCCGCAGATCTCGCCGAGGGTGGCGTAGGCCCGCACCGCGTCGAGGATCGGCGGCATCAGGTCGGCCGACGGGTCGCGAGCGGCCGCGCCGAGCGCCTCGAGGCTGGCCCGGACCGCAGCGCCGTCGCGGGCCGCACGGTGCGCGCGGAGCCGCTCCAGCTGCTCGTTCATCGCCCGCATGTCCGGCCGGAAGATCGGCGTCGGGTCGGCCTCGTCGGTCTCGGTGTGGCGGTTCACGCCGACCACGACCTTCTCGCCGCTCACCACCGCCCGCTCGGCACGGTAGGCCTCGGACTGGATCTGCTCCTGCATCCACCCCGACTCGATGCAGGCGACGGCGCCGCCGCGGCTGTCGATCTCGGCGATCAGCGCCGCGGCCCGGCGCTGCAGCTCGTCGGTGAGCGCCTCGACGTAATACGAGCCGCCGAGGGGGTCGACGGTGGCGGTGACCCCGATCTCCTCGCCG
Above is a window of Candidatus Dormiibacterota bacterium DNA encoding:
- a CDS encoding NUDIX hydrolase; translation: MTPRLSSSVILLGDVAGGGVEVYMLRRPLASSFAADAYVFPGGVLDEADSAAPALALAPGLDRAAAAARLGLHGAEGVARGAGLHLCAVRELFEETGVLLGRVEGRPPGAGDAGALDAARTALLGGAEVAAVLPRHGLELAPEQLRYVAHFITPADVPRRFDTYFFLAPAPPGQEPVANPAEAAHGGWHDPAELLRRHHDDRTVLMTPTRILLAELAEQPSAAAAAADLGSRPVADILFRRGDVVAGRIPSRLPRPDQLD
- a CDS encoding methylmalonyl-CoA mutase family protein; this encodes GEEIGVTATVDPLGGSYYVEALTDELQRRAAALIAEIDSRGGAVACIESGWMQEQIQSEAYRAERAVVSGEKVVVGVNRHTETDEADPTPIFRPDMRAMNEQLERLRAHRAARDGAAVRASLEALGAAARDPSADLMPPILDAVRAYATLGEICGSLREVFGGYRPPVSI